Proteins from a single region of Cryptococcus neoformans var. grubii H99 chromosome 5, complete sequence:
- a CDS encoding phosphatidate phosphatase LPIN: MQYLSKAYNYYSGINPATLSGAIDVIVVRHVDTDGTVTLSSSPFHVRFGKLQVLRAAEKRVTIRLPNNLPAPHVAPFHMKVGETGEAFFVVETDEQVPADLLTSPVVMPTETEVPPSTPLSDEHPPEEEHLGSLTQEPFGDTEQQVPHESPLGEVDFLDLNASPFGTPNKRRGDDQQDKHTVANMSNSLNKSPVLGTASTLLPSPLKPSPSKYPGNSPPPPPARQPSIDDGIPNGNDESEAKQSSQPVVSNTNDEPNPMQAHPGEKASLPLHDRKLEKLKSDSHNATAGVNATRGEGGLPKVKAGQGEGPEVVYGKDVVLDMDGYHSSGNADGSASENEQDGSVEAFIQDLLASIQPAASAMDDRPKPRKSKSADTEVPSSRGDEDEDEDEDDDAHTPVKHSPEQDLSSARRGLPVSNPRNRPPTRSRLDRGQSEPPQFQSQDGLSRSPDRGAKAAMEMEWDWGRRKPLGSDDEMDEGGSTTIGRPPLGRLKNVEENPYMFVLEVGKRTHMFELALCEEWGHNSTEASQEAAFIKNRLTFQTFIESPAVVDDANIVLRDNDLFFTWSTGYRLLYALAMYRRALVPPSASPSSPTLPAMTLSSLGAGEQRRRSDSRVDTGDGTQRQSGYGWSRWWRRGQSSGSSAPQGPSSVPRQEPPREPKTETAPARTTPVPGTPSTDVQGQDKEGGSGGTETEAGTRAGLQGEDEKVLPGEGVKNYAKTLRLSSEQLQQLHLKPGPNTVQFSVTSSYSGLATCTARIFLWEETDQIVISDIDGTITKSDALGHVFAAIGRDWTHLGIAKLYTDIGNNGYKILYLTSRAIGQADTTREYLKSIAQGQYRMPEGPVLMSPDRLMASLHREVIMRKPELFKMACLRDIQRLFGTQAKEAFYAGFGNRITDAMSYRSVGIDASKIYTIDSTGVVRTELLQAAGHKGSYIQLNDLVNEVFPPVSTKFKPEYTDFNYWRDPVPDIPLPDFSPPSPALSARSDTSGRLSVLGKIAGIGRRSSRATMGHAHSPSSASMSGASASQMDPSSRPSSPLIAPSVTSDDLSEVEDGEGEGDEQRSLSSMPGSFEDDRGKYLNDPFFAPQGHGPQSRSSRPRGDKKGGSGKEEEEGEEGREEGEDEREGGDSYSYDDDAIFDDDILAAGEMQHVPF, translated from the exons ATGCAGTATCTCTCCAAAGCCTACAATTACT ACTCTGGCATAAATCCTGCAACCCTTTCAGGGGCTATCGATGTCATCGTCGTCCGACATGTCGATACTGACGGCACAGtcactctctcctcttcgccttttCATGTCCGTTTTGGCAAGCTTCAGGTCTTGCGAGCAGCAGAAAAGCGGGTCACTATAAGGCTTCCCAATAATCTTCCTGCGCCTCATGTGGCTCCGTTTCATATGAAAGTTGGCGAGACGGGAGAGGCGTTCTTCGTCGTGGAGACGGATGAACAGGTGCCAGCGGATTTGTTGACAAGTCCAGTCGTCATGCCTACCGAA ACTGAAGTGCCGCCTTCAACGCCCTTATCGGATGAGCATCCtccggaagaagaacaccTAGGATCATTGACGCAAGAGCCGTTTGGCGATACCGAGCAGCAAGTCCCACATGAATCGCCGCTTGGTGAAGTCGACTTTCTGGATCTCAATGCTTCGCCTTTTGGAACCCCGAATAAGCGAAGGGGAGATGATCAGCAGGATAAGCATACGGTTGCCAATATGTCAAACTCTTTGAACAAGTCCCCTGTTCTCGGTACCGCTTCAACCCTCCTCCCTAGTCCTTTGAAACCCTCACCATCCAAATATCCGGGTAATAGCCCACCACCGCCTCCTGCCCGTCAGCCGTCCATTGATGACGGCATTCCCAATGGCAACGACGAGTCTGAAGCCAAGCAGTCCTCTCAACCTGTTGTGTCCAATACTAACGACGAACCAAACCCTATGCAAGCACATCCGGGAGAGAAAGCTAGTCTCCCGCTGCACGACCGCAAACTTGAAAAGCTCAAGTCGGATAGCCACAACGCTACAGCTGGTGTAAATGCTACAcgaggggaaggagggttgCCAAAAGTCAAGGCaggccaaggagaaggtcCAGAAGTAGTGTATGGCAAGGATGTGGTCCTCGATATGGATGGCTATCATTCGTCAGGCAATGCCGATGGGTCAGCATCGGAGAATGAACAAGATGGTTCTGTGGAGGCGTTTATTCAGGATCTATTGGCTTCTATCCAGCCGGCAGCATCGGCGATGGATGACCGACCGAAGCCTAGAAAGTCCAAGTCGGCGGACACCGAGGTGCCGTCCTCCAGAggcgatgaagacgaggacgaagatgaagatgacgatgcaCATACCCCTGTAAAACATTCCCCGGAACAAGatctctcttctgctcGGCGGGGTTTACCTGTCTCGAACCCACGTAACCGCCCACCCACACGCAGTCGGCTTGATCGCGGTCAATCTGAACCGCCCCAATTCCAATCGCAAGATGGCCTCTCCCGGTCGCCTGATCGAGGGGCCAAAGCGGCAATGGAAATGGAATGGGACTGGGGACGCCGCAAACCTCTCGGTAGTGACGATGAAATGGACGAGGGGGGTTCAACCACTATTGGAAGACCACCACTAGGTAGATTGAAGAATGTGGAGGAAAATCCGTACATGTTTGTTTTAGAAGTGGGCAAGAGGACACACATGTTTGAGCTTGCTCTTTGTGAAGAATGGGGACACAACTCTACT GAGGCGTCTCAGGAAGCAGCATTCATCAAGAATCGTCTAACCTTTCAAACATTCATCGAATCTCCTGCTGTTGTGGATGACGCCAACATCGTCCTACGAGACAATGACCTCTTTTTCACCTGGTCCACGGGTTATCGCTTGCTATACGCCCTAGCCATGTATCGGCGAGCCCTCGTACCTCCCTCAGCCTCGCCGAGCTCTCCCACTTTACCAGCAATGACCTTATCAAGCCTCGGCGCTGGGGAACAACGCAGGCGGTCCGACAGCCGAGTAGATACAGGAGACGGGACGCAAAGACAGAGTGGGTATGGATGGtcgaggtggtggagaagaggacaaAGTTCGGGCTCTAGTGCTCCGCAGGGACCATCTTCCGTGCCAAGACAAGAGCCGCCCAGGGAACCAAAGACTGAAACCGCACCGGCTCGTACGACACCTGTCCCCGGTACACCCAGTACAGATGTACAGGGTCAAGATAAAGAAGGGGGTTCCGGCGGGACCGAAACAGAAGCTGGGACTCGTGCGGGTCTTCAgggagaagacgaaaaaGTTTTACCAGGTGAAGGGGTGAAAAATTACGCAAAGACTCTGCGATTGTCTTCTGAGCAACTT CAACAACTTCATCTCAAGCCTGGACCAAACACTGTTCAGTTTTCAGTCACCTCTTCTTACTCTGGCCTGGCCACGTGCACGGCGAGGATATTTTTATGGGAGGAGACCGATCAGATTGTCATCTCAGACATTGACGGCACGATCACCAA ATCTGACGCCTTGGGCCACGTTTTTGCCGCCATCGGACGTGACTGGACTCATCTCGGTATCGCCAAGCTCTACACTGACATTGGCAACAACGGTTACAAGATTCTTTACCTCACTTCGCGCGCAATCGGGCAGGCGGATACGACGAGAGAGTATTTGAAGAGCATTGCGCAGGGGCAGTATAGGATGCCTGAGGGTCCGGTGTTAATGAGTCCTGATAGGTTAATGGCGAGTCTTCATCG TGAGGTGATCATGCGTAAACCAGAACTCTTCAAGATGGCCTGTCTCCGAGATATTCAACGCTTATTCGGAACCCAAGCCAAAGAAGCATTTTATGCCGGATTCGGGAATAGGATCACCGATGCGATGAGTTACAGGAGTGTAGGGATTGACGCATCCAAGATTTACACGATCGATTCGACTGGTGTCGTGAGGACAGAGCTGTTGCAGGCGGCGGGACATAAGGGTAGCTATATCCAGCTT AACGATCTCGTTAACGAAGTCTTCCCTCCTGTATCTACGAAATTTAAACCCGAATATACCGATTTTAATTACTGGCGCGATCCTGTACCCGACATACCTCTACCTGATTTTTCCCCGCCTTCCCCAGCTCTGTCTGCTAGGTCAGACACATCCGGTCGTTTGAGTGTCCTGGGCAAGATTGCTGGGATCGGACGGCGTTCATCAAGGGCTACGATGGGGCATGCTCATAGCCCGAGCTCTGCAAGTATGAGTGGCGCTTCGGCTTCACAGATGGATCCCTCCAGCAGGCCATCAAGCCCACTCATAGCCCCGAGCGTGACGAGCGATGACCTGAgtgaggttgaggatggcgaaggggaaggggatgagCAGCGGAGCTTGAGTAGTATGCCGGGATCGTTTGAAGATGACCGAGGAAAGTACTTGAATGATCCTTTTTTTGCGCCTCAAGGCCATGGCCCGCAATCGCGTTCGTCCCGCCCACGGGGAGATAAAAAAGGGGGAagtggaaaagaggaggaagaaggggaggaggggcgtgaagaaggcgaagacGAGCGGGAAGGAGGTGATTCTTATTCttatgatgatgacgcAATTTTCGACGATGACATTCTGGCTGCTGGCGAGATGCAGCATGTGCCGTTCTAA